In the Brevundimonas sp. MF30-B genome, AATGCATGGGCTCAGCCCGTCAGGGCGGCGGCCAGCACCAGAGCGGTCGCAAGCTTCGCGCCCACCAGGACGACGGCGGCGGACATCTCGCCCTTTTCGATGCGCTGCGGCAGGCCGGTCAGCACCAGATCGACGAGCCGGAAGCACAGCAGTTGAATCACCAGCGTGGCCACGCCCCAGATGACGATGTCGCGGGCCGTGGTCGAAACAGAAAGAGACACCGCCAGCGGAACAGCCAGCCCCACCAGCACCCCGCCGAACGCCAGGGCTGCGGCCGCATTGCCCTGGCGGATCA is a window encoding:
- a CDS encoding DUF350 domain-containing protein, which translates into the protein MDPSNALSSPEVQAFASGFPVMLLHLAVTLVLLGAGAVLYSLMTPWREVTLIRQGNAAAALAFGGVLVGLAVPLAVSLSVSTTARDIVIWGVATLVIQLLCFRLVDLVLTGLPQRIEKGEMSAAVVLVGAKLATALVLAAALTG